One window of the Ureibacillus sp. FSL W7-1570 genome contains the following:
- a CDS encoding redoxin domain-containing protein, translated as MSNNMKKALGAIVIIALVAIAAGMFIHDKLEENKKNALDDDTPGYEVGKGSPQSVGLGKPAPDFTLNTLDGNPLTLSDLKGKKVILNFWATWCPPCKDEMPHFQEYYEKYAEEDNVEIVAVNYTLNDKMASVENFVKSYDLTFPVLLMEEEDVRETYKVYTLPSTFFINSKGVIEKQVLGPLDLDTLRNYVTALE; from the coding sequence ATGAGCAACAACATGAAAAAAGCGCTTGGGGCAATTGTGATCATCGCTTTGGTCGCGATTGCGGCGGGCATGTTTATCCATGATAAATTGGAAGAAAACAAAAAAAATGCCCTCGATGATGATACACCGGGATATGAAGTGGGCAAGGGCAGTCCCCAAAGTGTCGGATTAGGAAAGCCGGCGCCGGATTTCACATTAAATACATTGGATGGAAACCCGTTGACCCTTTCCGATTTAAAAGGGAAGAAAGTGATTTTGAACTTCTGGGCGACATGGTGTCCGCCTTGCAAAGATGAAATGCCGCATTTCCAGGAGTATTACGAAAAGTATGCGGAAGAAGATAATGTGGAAATTGTCGCGGTGAATTATACACTCAACGACAAAATGGCAAGTGTTGAGAATTTCGTGAAAAGTTATGATTTAACCTTCCCGGTGCTGTTGATGGAGGAAGAAGATGTCAGGGAGACATACAAAGTTTATACGCTGCCATCCACCTTTTTCATCAATTCCAAGGGCGTAATTGAAAAGCAAGTATTGGGACCGTTGGATTTGGATACATTGCGAAATTATGTGACGGCATTAGAATAA
- a CDS encoding peptidoglycan DD-metalloendopeptidase family protein translates to MGNFFKRHFKIITAMIAVLLFIQIPVTYAANLSDLKSKQQQVEQQKKELNSQINQKSSAIKSNESKQKQLLAQIDKLIDQISKTNQEIKQVENEIGQANQEIAALKEKIEALQKKIDERNALLEERARALQANGSVSFLDVLLGANSFVDFIDRFSAVNTLIDADRQIIREQKEDQKQLEDQKVVLENTKRKLEEKQNQLKNLKASLDSQKQEKNKLIAELEKEQQKLLSEKKLLEKQYSEYLEISQDLENQIAELQRQQLSKAQSSGNLPVSSSGFMKPTNGVLTSGYGWRNLGYGPEFHYGVDLANRAGTPVLASADGVVTYASALSTYGNVIMVTHNINGQIYTTLYAHLRAFNVGVGDVVKQGQQIGEMGATGRATGPHLHFEVHIGTWRGQKAGVQNPLNYISL, encoded by the coding sequence ATGGGAAACTTTTTTAAACGCCATTTCAAAATCATTACGGCGATGATCGCTGTACTGCTTTTCATACAGATACCTGTTACATATGCGGCAAATCTGTCCGATTTAAAAAGCAAACAGCAGCAAGTGGAACAACAGAAAAAAGAATTGAATAGTCAAATCAATCAAAAATCCAGCGCAATCAAATCCAATGAATCCAAACAGAAACAATTGTTAGCCCAAATTGATAAATTGATAGACCAAATTTCAAAAACAAATCAAGAAATTAAACAAGTAGAAAATGAGATTGGACAAGCCAATCAAGAAATTGCCGCTTTAAAAGAAAAAATTGAAGCATTGCAAAAAAAGATTGATGAACGGAATGCATTGTTGGAAGAACGCGCCCGTGCATTGCAGGCAAACGGTTCGGTTTCATTTTTGGATGTGTTGTTGGGCGCCAACAGCTTCGTTGATTTTATTGACCGTTTTTCAGCGGTCAATACGTTGATCGATGCTGACCGCCAAATCATCCGTGAACAAAAAGAAGACCAAAAACAATTGGAAGACCAAAAAGTGGTATTGGAAAATACAAAAAGAAAACTGGAAGAAAAACAAAACCAACTTAAAAACTTAAAAGCTTCTTTGGATTCCCAAAAACAAGAAAAAAATAAATTGATTGCCGAACTCGAAAAAGAGCAACAAAAACTATTAAGCGAGAAAAAATTATTGGAGAAACAATATTCCGAGTATCTTGAAATCAGTCAAGACTTGGAAAACCAAATCGCGGAACTTCAAAGACAACAATTAAGCAAAGCTCAGTCTTCCGGAAATTTACCGGTTTCATCCAGCGGTTTCATGAAACCGACAAATGGTGTGTTGACAAGCGGTTATGGTTGGAGAAATTTAGGTTATGGTCCTGAGTTCCACTATGGTGTTGACTTGGCTAACCGTGCAGGAACGCCAGTCCTAGCCTCAGCAGATGGTGTGGTCACTTATGCATCCGCCCTAAGCACGTACGGAAATGTAATCATGGTTACGCACAATATTAACGGCCAAATCTATACAACATTATATGCCCATTTAAGAGCATTTAATGTCGGCGTTGGCGATGTGGTAAAACAAGGCCAACAAATTGGTGAAATGGGAGCCACTGGACGCGCGACAGGTCCTCACTTGCATTTCGAAGTGCATATCGGTACATGGCGTGGACAAAAAGCGGGCGTACAAAATCCGTTGAATTATATTTCCCTATAA
- a CDS encoding AzlC family ABC transporter permease gives MKEIAKTATEDSFFQGMKDCIPTLLGYISIGFAFGVVGIASKLSVLEIFLLSALVYAGSAQFIFAGLYVAGAPMSVIIITTFIVNLRHFLMSLTVAPYFTRYSALRNVGFGSLLTDETFGVAVTKMGREKQLGGRWMDGLNLTAYLTWIAACVLGGLVGNWIPNPNRWGLDYALVAMFIALLVLNLANASRGKLMHYLKLIGCVFGAMYILSYFMPSHLAVLLSTVIVATIGVITEK, from the coding sequence ATGAAAGAAATTGCAAAAACTGCGACGGAAGATTCGTTCTTCCAGGGAATGAAAGATTGCATTCCCACATTGTTAGGTTACATAAGTATCGGTTTTGCCTTTGGAGTCGTAGGGATTGCTTCAAAATTATCCGTTTTGGAGATTTTTCTCCTGTCGGCTCTTGTGTATGCCGGAAGCGCCCAGTTCATTTTTGCCGGGTTGTATGTGGCCGGCGCACCGATGTCCGTCATCATCATCACCACGTTTATCGTCAACTTGAGACATTTCCTCATGTCCCTGACTGTCGCCCCATACTTCACCCGCTATTCCGCATTGCGCAATGTCGGTTTCGGTTCTTTGCTGACGGATGAAACCTTTGGCGTTGCAGTGACGAAAATGGGGCGGGAAAAACAGCTGGGCGGCCGCTGGATGGATGGTTTAAATTTGACCGCCTATTTGACGTGGATTGCCGCCTGTGTTCTTGGGGGGCTTGTCGGAAACTGGATTCCAAACCCTAATCGATGGGGCCTTGATTATGCCTTGGTGGCGATGTTTATCGCGCTGCTTGTACTGAATTTGGCGAATGCAAGCAGAGGGAAGCTCATGCATTATTTGAAGTTGATTGGCTGTGTGTTTGGCGCCATGTACATTCTTTCTTATTTCATGCCGAGCCATTTGGCGGTGCTTTTATCCACCGTCATCGTGGCGACGATTGGGGTGATCACGGAAAAATGA
- a CDS encoding PDZ domain-containing protein, whose product MIEILLELLKAIGRMFMNPLLYLSILMAIVLGYVRVKRERKFFKIRILWGWTELIGLIKEGIWFALMISVLTLLFGLTQSIELLFFVTAFSILGLLLYNFHLLSPIVLMGLSLGSLMVMYDQHWSFEWLGLTIQGVDVMEGAAVTSALVAGLLLIAESRLIKKHGMNYASPMIEKSKRGLNGVAFFTKKLWLLPIFFVVPGQAIDAYFPWWPQFSLNHQQFSLVLFPFVVGFQQLTRRSLPLYVYPKLSRAVLILGELVLIGGLVGYFYPIAAVVTVFAGAFFRLLISYIFKVRERRDVYAVSARPSGVMIAAVLPDSPAEKMGLQAGEIIRKVNGMEVHNELELYKALQINAAYCKLEVLNHKNELRLTQHEVYSKDHYRIGLLVVE is encoded by the coding sequence GTGATTGAGATTTTATTGGAACTGTTGAAGGCAATTGGCAGAATGTTTATGAATCCATTATTATATCTTTCCATATTGATGGCGATTGTACTGGGATACGTCCGTGTCAAAAGGGAAAGAAAGTTCTTTAAAATCCGGATTTTGTGGGGTTGGACGGAATTGATCGGCCTCATTAAGGAAGGAATCTGGTTCGCACTTATGATTTCAGTGCTTACCCTGCTTTTCGGATTAACTCAATCCATCGAATTGTTATTCTTTGTGACGGCCTTCAGTATCCTCGGCCTGCTCCTTTACAATTTCCATCTTCTTTCGCCTATCGTCCTGATGGGATTAAGCCTCGGCTCTTTAATGGTGATGTATGATCAACATTGGTCGTTTGAATGGCTGGGGTTGACGATCCAGGGCGTGGACGTGATGGAAGGTGCGGCTGTGACAAGCGCTTTGGTCGCAGGATTATTGCTGATTGCGGAAAGCCGTTTAATCAAGAAACATGGCATGAATTACGCATCACCGATGATTGAAAAATCGAAAAGGGGATTGAATGGCGTCGCTTTCTTTACGAAAAAATTGTGGCTGTTGCCGATTTTTTTCGTTGTGCCCGGACAAGCAATTGATGCTTATTTTCCTTGGTGGCCGCAATTTTCATTGAACCACCAGCAATTTTCTTTGGTTTTATTCCCTTTTGTTGTAGGATTCCAACAGTTGACAAGACGTTCCTTGCCGCTATATGTTTATCCTAAATTATCAAGGGCGGTTCTTATTTTAGGAGAATTGGTTCTCATCGGCGGACTTGTCGGCTATTTTTATCCAATCGCGGCGGTAGTGACGGTGTTTGCAGGGGCATTCTTCCGTTTATTGATTTCATATATTTTTAAAGTTCGCGAACGCCGGGATGTGTATGCGGTTTCTGCCCGTCCAAGCGGCGTGATGATTGCAGCGGTATTGCCGGATTCGCCGGCGGAAAAAATGGGGCTGCAGGCCGGAGAGATTATCCGCAAAGTGAACGGAATGGAAGTGCATAATGAATTGGAGTTGTATAAAGCCCTTCAAATCAATGCCGCCTACTGCAAATTGGAAGTGTTGAATCATAAAAATGAACTGCGCTTGACGCAGCATGAAGTATATAGCAAAGACCATTACCGGATCGGTTTGCTGGTGGTTGAATAG
- the ftsE gene encoding cell division ATP-binding protein FtsE yields MIQMKEVYKKYPNGVVAVNGISVDIKQGEFVYVVGPSGAGKSTFIKLMYREEIPTSGEVIINGINTSKLKKREIPHFRRKLGVVFQDFKLLPKLTVYENVAFAMEVIEEQPKTIRKRVLEVLDLVGLKHKIRMFPNELSGGEQQRVSIARSIVNMPKVVIADEPTGNLDPETSWDIMKIFEDINSLGTTVVMATHNREIVNKIRKRVITIDGGMIVRDVFGGDYGYEI; encoded by the coding sequence ATGATACAAATGAAAGAGGTTTACAAAAAATACCCAAACGGTGTGGTGGCTGTAAACGGTATTTCTGTCGATATAAAACAAGGTGAATTTGTTTATGTGGTAGGCCCTTCCGGTGCGGGGAAGTCGACCTTTATCAAGCTGATGTACCGCGAAGAGATTCCTACTTCCGGTGAAGTGATCATCAACGGAATCAATACTTCCAAATTGAAGAAAAGGGAGATTCCCCATTTTCGAAGGAAGTTGGGGGTTGTTTTCCAAGACTTTAAGTTGCTTCCGAAGTTGACCGTTTATGAAAATGTCGCTTTTGCAATGGAAGTCATTGAAGAGCAGCCGAAAACAATTCGGAAGCGGGTATTGGAAGTGTTGGATTTGGTCGGATTAAAACATAAAATCCGCATGTTCCCGAACGAGCTGTCCGGTGGGGAACAGCAACGGGTTTCCATTGCCCGCTCCATTGTGAATATGCCGAAAGTGGTCATTGCGGACGAGCCTACTGGAAATCTGGACCCGGAAACTTCCTGGGATATCATGAAAATCTTTGAAGATATCAATTCTTTGGGGACAACCGTTGTCATGGCAACGCATAACCGTGAAATCGTAAACAAAATCCGCAAGCGGGTGATTACGATTGATGGCGGCATGATTGTCCGGGACGTCTTTGGAGGTGATTACGGTTATGAAATTTAG
- a CDS encoding transglutaminase domain-containing protein, translating to MKFVRGSVSIILFIVLLFIGSTEIFAASPIDKKDVDPHHDFTVYFNQKVDQRTVHIKNIHVIDQNGKIVTDKEPKLVDGGYKVVVEAPESGYAYGSTYRLVVTDNVLSEKQKPLTNELQMNFTIKNATANSDASNHHTKTVASLTATADSSLNPLKEQIRTAFQNRQTSFSIKYYGDLNNLTDKITKTVEEVLSEDEYLFYDYRNYRFTWNGKGNEATINFTATFYQTKEQVDYVNKRVQEILAKIIKSSMNDHEKVKAVHDYVVSNVAYDTTYSQANNAPYFALTKGKTLCNGYAMLVYKMLEELDIPVRLISGKAGGDSHAWNLVQLDGKWYHLDVTWDDPTPDKKGQVTYDYYLLADDEIRQSHSWKDGGSTGIEKTYPRANTYYIEVLTKRGDKKLMESLGLQYLTSDYTVDDNKFSTYLKTKISKKEKNFTFRYVTNKPNVLNNFKQIISAATNGLKYKNLNWNVSEIQRTKEKDYLVSITVTY from the coding sequence ATGAAATTCGTAAGAGGCTCTGTTTCCATCATCCTATTTATTGTTTTATTGTTCATCGGATCAACTGAAATTTTTGCAGCATCCCCGATTGATAAGAAGGATGTGGATCCGCATCATGATTTTACGGTCTATTTTAATCAGAAAGTCGATCAAAGGACTGTCCATATAAAAAACATCCACGTTATTGATCAAAATGGAAAAATAGTGACGGATAAAGAACCGAAATTGGTCGATGGAGGATACAAAGTCGTTGTGGAGGCACCGGAATCCGGCTATGCTTATGGTTCAACATACCGGTTGGTTGTGACGGACAATGTTTTATCGGAAAAGCAAAAGCCATTAACAAATGAATTGCAGATGAATTTTACCATTAAAAATGCCACCGCAAATTCGGACGCATCCAACCATCATACAAAAACCGTCGCTTCGCTGACAGCAACTGCCGATTCTTCTTTAAATCCGCTGAAAGAGCAAATCAGAACCGCATTCCAAAATCGGCAAACCTCATTTTCCATCAAGTATTACGGGGACCTGAACAATTTGACGGACAAAATTACAAAGACGGTGGAAGAAGTATTATCCGAGGATGAATATTTGTTTTATGACTACCGAAACTATCGCTTTACTTGGAATGGAAAGGGAAATGAAGCGACCATCAATTTCACAGCAACGTTTTATCAAACAAAAGAACAAGTGGATTATGTGAATAAGCGGGTTCAGGAAATTTTAGCGAAAATCATCAAATCATCGATGAACGACCACGAAAAAGTGAAAGCCGTCCATGATTATGTCGTATCAAATGTGGCATATGACACAACTTACAGTCAGGCGAACAATGCACCATACTTCGCTTTGACGAAAGGGAAAACACTGTGCAATGGATATGCGATGTTGGTCTATAAAATGTTGGAGGAACTGGATATTCCGGTCCGGTTGATCAGCGGTAAAGCTGGAGGCGATAGCCACGCCTGGAATCTCGTTCAACTGGATGGCAAGTGGTATCACTTGGATGTTACTTGGGACGATCCTACTCCGGATAAAAAAGGGCAAGTTACATACGATTATTATCTGTTGGCCGATGATGAGATCCGCCAAAGCCACAGCTGGAAAGATGGAGGATCCACCGGTATCGAAAAGACATATCCACGCGCAAATACATATTATATAGAAGTACTGACAAAACGCGGCGACAAGAAGCTGATGGAGAGCTTAGGACTCCAATATTTGACTTCCGACTATACAGTGGATGACAATAAATTCTCTACATATTTAAAAACAAAGATTTCCAAAAAAGAAAAGAACTTCACGTTCCGGTACGTAACAAACAAACCAAATGTACTTAACAATTTCAAACAGATCATTTCCGCAGCCACAAACGGACTAAAATATAAGAACTTGAACTGGAATGTGAGTGAGATTCAACGCACGAAAGAGAAAGACTACCTCGTTTCGATCACCGTAACTTATTAA
- a CDS encoding methyl-accepting chemotaxis protein, with protein MKRSITGKMIAVFSSIILLSCIIISCTSYRSSVKLAEESLSDVARNIAESAVRLIDAERYQQEITLAKGPDTAYYKELREKLNDLRESTGLTYLFTMGREKTGDDYTYFYMVDGFPLDSDEASQMGDEEDVTLYPNIVKAFETGKAQVQISNTKEFGALVTTYVPIRSESGEVIGIVGADLDAATFFDVMDSNRTQLIMITGIILLISILVVYLFSVYLIKPLKKLTNEIEKVGNGDLSVKFEVKRNGEIGALTNAFQKMIGDLKQIIHGINDSSSRLVDSSDHLLASASEVKEGNEQINASMTELSEGADHQANSTSQVSEIMVRFTNHLQEARDEGVKLAHSSNDVIEMTKTGTELMADYEKQMESIHQGVKRSIEKVKVLDAQTNMITELVKIIQDIAEQTNLLALNAAIEAARAGEHGRGFAVVSEEVRKLANEVSNSIGNIVKIVEGIQRESKETVQSLQDSFLQVTEGTSKIKTTRETFNDINQSILQMQSKIETISNHLQEVFLECEQINDAVNHITVVAQESSAGIEQNTALIQESTSAMDEIVSYSKGVADLAKNLNQLVSRFKMES; from the coding sequence TTGAAAAGAAGTATTACTGGAAAAATGATTGCGGTTTTTTCTTCCATTATACTGCTTTCCTGCATCATTATTTCTTGCACGAGTTACAGATCGTCCGTGAAACTGGCGGAAGAATCCTTGAGCGATGTGGCGCGGAATATTGCGGAAAGCGCCGTCCGTCTGATTGATGCGGAACGATATCAACAGGAAATTACGTTGGCGAAGGGGCCTGATACCGCTTATTATAAAGAGCTGCGCGAAAAATTGAATGATTTGAGGGAAAGTACGGGGCTTACATATCTCTTTACCATGGGAAGAGAAAAAACAGGTGATGATTATACATATTTTTATATGGTGGACGGTTTCCCTCTGGATTCGGATGAAGCATCGCAAATGGGGGATGAGGAAGACGTAACCCTATACCCGAATATTGTCAAAGCTTTTGAAACTGGTAAAGCGCAAGTGCAAATCTCCAATACAAAAGAATTCGGGGCGCTTGTTACAACCTATGTGCCCATCCGATCCGAATCCGGGGAAGTCATCGGAATTGTCGGTGCCGACTTGGATGCGGCCACTTTCTTTGACGTCATGGATTCCAACCGGACACAATTAATCATGATTACCGGCATTATTTTACTTATAAGCATACTTGTCGTATATCTTTTCTCGGTTTATTTGATTAAACCATTAAAGAAATTAACCAATGAAATCGAAAAAGTGGGAAATGGCGATTTATCCGTCAAATTTGAAGTGAAACGCAACGGTGAGATTGGCGCATTGACCAATGCATTCCAAAAAATGATCGGCGATTTGAAACAGATCATCCATGGAATCAATGACAGTTCAAGCCGGTTGGTGGATTCATCCGATCATTTATTGGCGAGTGCCAGTGAAGTGAAGGAAGGGAACGAACAAATCAATGCTTCGATGACGGAACTGTCGGAAGGGGCGGATCATCAAGCCAATTCAACTAGCCAAGTGTCGGAAATCATGGTTCGATTTACAAATCATCTCCAAGAAGCGCGGGATGAAGGAGTCAAATTGGCGCATTCATCCAATGACGTCATTGAAATGACCAAAACAGGCACGGAGTTGATGGCCGACTACGAGAAACAAATGGAATCCATCCATCAAGGGGTGAAGCGCTCCATCGAAAAAGTGAAGGTTTTGGATGCCCAAACCAACATGATTACAGAACTGGTCAAAATCATCCAGGATATTGCGGAGCAAACGAATTTATTGGCATTAAATGCGGCGATTGAAGCGGCACGCGCCGGAGAACATGGAAGGGGATTTGCGGTTGTTTCCGAAGAGGTACGGAAACTTGCGAATGAAGTGTCCAATTCCATTGGCAATATTGTGAAGATTGTTGAGGGCATTCAACGGGAATCAAAAGAAACGGTGCAATCCCTTCAAGACAGTTTCTTGCAAGTGACGGAGGGGACATCGAAAATAAAAACAACAAGAGAAACATTCAATGACATCAACCAATCGATTTTACAAATGCAGTCGAAAATCGAAACCATCTCCAATCATTTGCAGGAGGTATTCCTTGAATGTGAACAAATCAATGATGCCGTCAACCATATCACGGTCGTGGCACAGGAGTCTTCGGCAGGAATCGAGCAGAATACCGCTTTGATCCAAGAATCAACCAGTGCCATGGATGAAATCGTTTCCTATTCGAAAGGAGTCGCCGATTTGGCCAAAAACCTCAACCAATTGGTCAGCCGATTTAAAATGGAAAGCTGA
- a CDS encoding AzlD domain-containing protein: protein MTTTLLMVLLILGCALVTWLPRVIPFILVRNLELPQVVLRWLQFIPVCILSALVFQSLLNTEGKFVTLNGENTVAFVPTLLVALWTKSLSKTVIVGVLTVAILRNFF, encoded by the coding sequence ATGACGACAACGTTATTGATGGTTTTATTAATTTTGGGATGCGCCCTCGTCACTTGGTTGCCCCGCGTCATTCCATTTATTTTGGTGCGGAATCTTGAATTGCCGCAAGTGGTGTTGCGCTGGCTGCAATTTATTCCTGTTTGCATTCTGAGCGCGCTGGTTTTTCAATCATTATTGAATACGGAAGGCAAATTCGTCACGTTGAATGGGGAAAACACGGTTGCTTTTGTGCCCACACTGCTCGTTGCCCTTTGGACGAAGAGTTTATCGAAAACGGTGATTGTCGGGGTTTTGACGGTGGCAATTTTGCGGAATTTCTTTTAG
- a CDS encoding S41 family peptidase: MRKSRFFFIFAIICVLLAIIVYWKSVTKQETDLKGSNIPVIDQAFTLIKEKSVFDTKDEELIEGALRGMTEAIKDPYSTYYTEKEAAIHRQSLAGQRVGIGIEITEKDGRFIVVSPVKSSPAEKAGIRPFDEIVEVDGVRLEGKTLGELLQLIQGEPGEKVSLVIYRPSTDRHIKITVERAEIDNQTVKWKVIPIEESKIGYVSISMFGEDTVEEWVEATKRLLSEKVDGMIVDLRDNPGGYLHSVAGVVSSIGKEGDIFAYMQNAEGTMEAIKTAKLDVDDDYLKRMKTIPLVVLQNEGSASASEVMAGALKSWNRAIIVGLKSFGKGTVQETYDLENGGELKLSTNKWLTPDREWIHGKGIESDIEVEQHPLFAMEIMPLRGEFAEGDYSEEVAYVQKVLSGLGYNLSRTDGFYDEQTAEAVASYREKHDLESGRHMDDEFFASIRNQVASYKEDMEHDVQLKMGLSVMLHKIKGNI, from the coding sequence GTGCGAAAGAGTCGATTTTTTTTCATTTTTGCCATCATCTGTGTGTTGTTAGCCATCATTGTGTATTGGAAAAGCGTGACAAAGCAGGAAACGGATTTGAAAGGAAGCAATATCCCGGTCATTGACCAGGCTTTTACCCTGATCAAAGAGAAATCGGTGTTTGATACGAAAGATGAGGAATTGATTGAAGGTGCCTTAAGGGGAATGACGGAAGCGATCAAGGATCCATACAGCACCTATTATACGGAAAAGGAAGCGGCCATTCATCGCCAGTCTTTGGCAGGGCAGCGGGTAGGCATCGGCATTGAAATTACGGAAAAGGATGGGCGATTTATCGTCGTTTCACCTGTGAAATCATCTCCCGCTGAAAAAGCAGGAATCCGTCCGTTTGATGAAATCGTGGAAGTGGATGGCGTCCGTTTGGAAGGCAAAACCCTTGGGGAGTTGCTGCAATTAATTCAAGGAGAGCCAGGTGAAAAAGTGTCGCTGGTCATTTATCGTCCAAGCACAGACAGGCATATAAAAATCACGGTGGAGCGGGCGGAAATTGATAACCAGACAGTGAAATGGAAAGTCATTCCAATAGAAGAATCAAAAATCGGCTATGTTTCCATTTCGATGTTCGGGGAAGACACGGTGGAAGAATGGGTGGAAGCAACGAAACGGCTGTTATCGGAAAAAGTGGATGGCATGATAGTTGATTTGCGAGACAATCCTGGAGGTTATTTACATAGCGTCGCGGGCGTCGTAAGTAGCATCGGGAAAGAAGGGGACATTTTCGCATATATGCAAAATGCGGAAGGAACGATGGAAGCAATCAAAACGGCAAAGCTGGATGTGGATGACGATTATTTAAAAAGAATGAAGACGATTCCGTTGGTTGTTCTCCAAAATGAGGGCAGTGCATCGGCCAGCGAAGTGATGGCGGGAGCGTTAAAAAGTTGGAACCGGGCAATCATTGTAGGACTCAAGAGCTTTGGAAAAGGAACGGTGCAAGAAACGTACGATTTGGAAAATGGCGGGGAATTGAAATTATCTACAAATAAATGGCTGACTCCTGATCGGGAATGGATACATGGAAAAGGCATCGAATCGGACATTGAAGTGGAGCAACATCCATTGTTTGCGATGGAAATCATGCCGCTCCGGGGTGAATTCGCGGAAGGGGATTATAGCGAAGAAGTGGCCTATGTTCAAAAAGTGTTGAGCGGTTTGGGATACAACTTGTCAAGAACGGACGGGTTTTATGATGAACAAACGGCGGAAGCGGTGGCCTCCTATCGGGAGAAACACGATCTCGAAAGCGGACGGCATATGGATGATGAATTCTTCGCAAGCATCCGCAATCAAGTGGCTTCATATAAGGAAGACATGGAACATGATGTGCAGTTGAAAATGGGCTTGAGCGTCATGTTGCACAAAATCAAAGGGAATATATAG
- the ftsX gene encoding permease-like cell division protein FtsX has product MKFRTLQRHFRESLKSLSRNGWMSFASISAVTVTLILVGIFALVMMNLNHIADNIENDVEIRVLIDIINDPKEMKAAEDKLMKQVERLPEVAEVKYSSKEDELKILIENYGEDFSLYEQSNPLRNVLYVKAKDPEQTADLAKKIDKLDHTYDVIYGEEKVENLFNFLNTGRNIGLVLILGLLFTAIFLIYNTIRITIVARKDEIEIMKLVGATSSFVRIPFLFEGLWLGVLGSILPMIVVSVVYYNVYNKLTPKIQGNMLQLLEVTPLVYEVNLIVLALGIFIGVWGSFMSVRKFLRVY; this is encoded by the coding sequence ATGAAATTTAGAACCCTCCAGCGGCATTTCCGTGAAAGTCTAAAGAGTTTAAGCCGGAACGGATGGATGTCTTTCGCCTCGATCAGTGCGGTTACGGTGACGCTCATATTGGTCGGTATTTTCGCATTGGTGATGATGAATTTAAATCATATCGCGGATAATATCGAAAATGATGTGGAAATCCGCGTTCTAATCGATATTATCAACGATCCGAAAGAAATGAAGGCCGCTGAAGACAAGCTCATGAAACAGGTGGAACGCTTGCCGGAAGTGGCGGAAGTCAAGTACTCTTCCAAGGAAGATGAATTGAAGATTTTGATCGAAAACTATGGCGAAGATTTCAGTTTATATGAACAAAGCAATCCATTGCGGAACGTTTTATATGTAAAAGCGAAGGATCCGGAGCAGACGGCGGATCTTGCGAAAAAAATTGATAAGCTCGATCATACATATGACGTCATTTATGGGGAAGAAAAAGTTGAAAATCTGTTCAATTTCTTAAATACTGGCCGCAACATTGGCCTGGTTTTAATTTTGGGTCTTTTATTTACGGCGATTTTCTTAATCTACAATACGATCCGTATTACCATTGTCGCCCGCAAAGACGAGATTGAAATTATGAAACTGGTGGGAGCGACAAGCTCTTTCGTGCGCATTCCTTTCTTATTTGAAGGATTGTGGCTTGGCGTGCTTGGGTCCATCCTTCCGATGATTGTTGTATCGGTCGTTTACTATAATGTGTACAACAAGTTGACTCCAAAAATTCAAGGAAACATGTTGCAGCTGCTTGAAGTGACCCCTCTGGTTTATGAAGTGAACCTGATCGTCTTGGCACTTGGCATTTTCATCGGTGTATGGGGCAGCTTCATGTCGGTTCGGAAATTCTTGAGAGTTTATTAG